A single Streptomyces sp. Edi2 DNA region contains:
- a CDS encoding SSI family serine proteinase inhibitor: MATRVVVRPRRVRAAYRPALASLEPVMPHRRMSSLFAAAASAATTAATRLTATTAAAGRVSATAAVSVVSVSAALVLAAPAASAAPIPLRHHWSGGGISGISDITGAGHLPTAAHPGRTAHPGRTGRTDRTGRTGHARHVDHGRPVAGGATREHRTPVGHEAPVDHRIPTPARHDVPLGHSTTTGHGASLGHGTPAGHDAPLGHRPPLGRDTSGGHNTPVTHGTPVGHGTPVSRRTPDSPGTPVSPRTPADHLTVTVHGSGSAATDGTFELYCHPGRGNHRHIKGACAKLDGMTKWGKDPFAPVPQGVNCTMMYGGPATAHVTGTWAGRPVNADFRRTNGCEISRWGRFEPLLPSTSS, translated from the coding sequence GTGGCGACTCGCGTCGTCGTGCGCCCCCGGCGTGTACGTGCCGCGTACCGCCCCGCACTCGCCTCCCTGGAGCCTGTGATGCCGCACCGCCGGATGTCGTCCCTCTTCGCCGCGGCCGCCAGCGCCGCCACCACGGCCGCGACCCGCCTGACCGCCACCACGGCCGCCGCGGGCCGCGTCTCCGCCACCGCCGCCGTGTCCGTCGTCTCCGTCAGCGCGGCGCTGGTCCTGGCGGCGCCCGCCGCGTCGGCCGCCCCGATCCCGCTGCGGCACCACTGGTCCGGGGGCGGCATCAGCGGCATCAGTGACATCACGGGCGCGGGCCACCTCCCAACCGCCGCTCACCCCGGCCGCACCGCTCACCCCGGCCGCACCGGTCGCACCGACCGCACCGGTCGCACCGGGCATGCCAGACACGTTGATCACGGCAGACCCGTTGCAGGCGGCGCGACTCGCGAGCACCGCACCCCCGTCGGTCACGAGGCACCCGTCGATCACCGCATCCCCACACCCGCTCGTCACGACGTACCCCTCGGCCACAGCACCACCACCGGTCACGGAGCCTCCCTCGGACACGGCACCCCCGCCGGTCACGACGCGCCCCTCGGCCACCGCCCGCCCCTCGGCCGCGACACGTCCGGCGGCCACAACACGCCCGTCACCCATGGCACGCCCGTCGGCCACGGCACGCCGGTTTCCCGCCGCACACCGGATTCCCCCGGCACACCGGTCTCTCCCCGCACCCCCGCCGACCACCTCACCGTCACCGTCCACGGCTCCGGTTCGGCGGCCACCGATGGCACCTTCGAGCTGTACTGCCATCCGGGCAGGGGCAACCACCGTCACATCAAGGGCGCCTGCGCCAAGCTGGACGGGATGACGAAGTGGGGCAAAGACCCGTTCGCCCCCGTACCGCAGGGCGTGAACTGCACGATGATGTACGGCGGCCCGGCCACCGCGCATGTCACCGGGACCTGGGCGGGGCGCCCCGTCAACGCGGATTTCCGGCGCACCAATGGGTGTGAGATCAGCCGCTGGGGCCGGTTCGAACCCCTGCTCCCTTCGACCAGTTCCTGA
- a CDS encoding HD domain-containing protein produces MTPQDRSPSSAADSAIGGIPLPDSRLAREATELIRDVTDDLIYHHSRRVYLFGAHHGRRHGLAFDPELLYVGALFHDLGLTEKFRTSQQRFELDGADEARAFLTARGIPADRARLVWEGIALHTTPEIPHHMAPEVALVTAGVELDVLGIGYDTLPPETREAVVAAHPRPDFKRRILHAFHAGLAHRPQTTFGNVKADVLDRFEEDYTRPNFVQIIEDSPWPE; encoded by the coding sequence ATGACACCTCAAGACCGCTCACCCTCGTCGGCCGCCGACTCCGCCATCGGGGGCATCCCGCTCCCCGACAGCCGGCTGGCCCGGGAAGCCACCGAGCTGATCCGCGATGTCACCGACGACCTCATCTACCACCACTCCCGCCGCGTCTACCTCTTCGGCGCCCATCACGGCCGCCGGCACGGCCTGGCCTTCGACCCGGAGCTGCTGTACGTAGGGGCGCTCTTCCATGACCTCGGCCTCACCGAGAAGTTCCGCACCTCCCAGCAGCGCTTCGAGCTCGACGGCGCCGACGAGGCCCGCGCCTTCCTGACCGCCCGCGGTATCCCCGCGGACCGCGCCCGCCTGGTCTGGGAGGGCATCGCCCTGCACACCACCCCGGAAATCCCGCACCACATGGCCCCGGAAGTGGCGCTCGTCACAGCCGGCGTCGAACTCGACGTCCTCGGCATCGGCTACGACACCCTTCCCCCGGAAACCCGCGAGGCCGTCGTCGCCGCGCACCCACGCCCCGACTTCAAGCGCCGCATCCTCCACGCCTTCCACGCCGGCCTGGCCCACCGCCCCCAGACCACCTTCGGCAACGTGAAGGCCGACGTCCTGGACCGCTTCGAAGAGGACTACACCCGCCCGAACTTCGTCCAGATCATCGAGGACTCCCCCTGGCCCGAATAG
- a CDS encoding serine protease, whose product MSDIVEASQVRVRSATGEAVGAGFLVRTDVVCTCAHVVARALGVSATAEQAPSQPVDLDFPLLDGRPRVRTTVVSWRFGGADVALLRLDTAVEGGRPVPFVERTDTPRNDFRAFGYPAGADHGVWVWGTLGAGQALGWVQMETQGPGPRSLEEFSGAPVWDSRLYGVVGMMVAANLGESTAHLLPSDALVNEPILQPRCPFQGLSAFTEEDAEFFYGRDNNTTRLHTAVRTQPVTVVVGPAGCGKSSLVRAGVLPRLRAEG is encoded by the coding sequence GTGAGCGACATCGTGGAGGCGTCGCAGGTGCGGGTCCGCTCGGCCACGGGTGAGGCGGTCGGCGCCGGGTTCCTCGTAAGGACCGATGTGGTGTGCACCTGCGCCCATGTCGTCGCCAGGGCGCTCGGGGTGTCGGCTACCGCCGAGCAGGCACCAAGCCAGCCGGTGGACCTCGACTTTCCGCTGCTGGACGGCCGCCCTCGGGTACGGACGACGGTGGTGTCCTGGCGGTTCGGCGGGGCGGATGTCGCGCTGCTGCGCCTGGACACGGCCGTCGAGGGCGGACGACCGGTGCCGTTCGTCGAGAGGACCGACACACCGCGCAACGATTTCAGGGCGTTCGGCTACCCGGCCGGGGCCGACCACGGCGTCTGGGTCTGGGGCACACTGGGCGCCGGGCAGGCCTTGGGCTGGGTGCAGATGGAGACACAGGGGCCGGGGCCGCGCAGCCTGGAGGAGTTCAGCGGAGCGCCGGTCTGGGACAGCAGGCTGTACGGCGTCGTCGGAATGATGGTCGCCGCGAACCTGGGCGAGAGCACCGCACATCTGTTGCCGTCGGACGCGCTGGTCAATGAACCGATCCTCCAGCCGCGCTGCCCGTTCCAGGGGCTCTCGGCGTTCACGGAGGAGGACGCGGAGTTCTTCTACGGCCGCGACAACAACACCACGCGCCTACACACGGCCGTGCGCACGCAGCCGGTGACAGTGGTGGTCGGGCCCGCGGGCTGCGGAAAGTCGTCCCTCGTACGGGCAGGGGTGCTGCCCCGGCTGCGGGCTGAGGGCTGA
- a CDS encoding helix-turn-helix domain-containing protein has protein sequence MTTVSGTTGTARTAPADQVARRLGISRWKVHDLIRSRELAFFTIGRCRRISDAALDAYISLRTEQEAA, from the coding sequence ATGACCACCGTCTCCGGCACCACCGGAACAGCTCGCACAGCTCCTGCGGACCAGGTCGCCAGGCGTCTCGGCATCAGCCGCTGGAAGGTCCACGACCTGATCCGGTCCCGTGAGCTCGCCTTCTTCACGATCGGCCGCTGCCGTCGCATCAGCGATGCCGCCCTGGACGCCTACATATCCCTCCGCACAGAACAGGAAGCTGCCTGA
- a CDS encoding NAD(P)H-dependent oxidoreductase, protein MKVLWLFAHPDQRSLSGALLAEGLRTLDAHGHQYRVSDLYAMKWNPVVDAADYDHDPTDRLLIGTASERAYANGHLSPDIEAEQQKLTWADTLIIQFPLWWYGMPAILKGWFDRVFVKGFAFGLTDPATGRPLRYGDGRLTGKRAMVITTAGARAATLGPRGVNGDLNDLLFPLQHGTLWYTGISVVPPLLIPGADRTTPTAYATAATRLRRRLHTLPTTEPLPFRHQNNGDYDDDLLLHPDLARPLTGPAAHYTAPPPPTHD, encoded by the coding sequence ATGAAGGTCCTCTGGCTGTTCGCCCATCCCGACCAGCGCTCCCTGAGCGGCGCCCTCCTGGCCGAGGGGCTGCGCACCCTGGACGCCCACGGCCACCAGTACCGCGTCTCCGACCTCTACGCCATGAAGTGGAACCCGGTGGTCGACGCCGCCGACTACGACCACGACCCGACCGACCGCCTGCTCATCGGCACGGCCTCGGAACGCGCCTACGCAAACGGCCACTTGAGCCCCGACATCGAAGCCGAGCAGCAGAAACTCACCTGGGCGGACACACTGATCATCCAGTTCCCCCTCTGGTGGTACGGCATGCCGGCCATCCTCAAGGGCTGGTTCGACCGCGTCTTCGTCAAGGGCTTCGCCTTCGGCCTCACCGACCCCGCCACCGGCCGCCCCCTGCGCTACGGCGACGGCAGACTCACCGGCAAGCGCGCCATGGTCATCACCACCGCCGGCGCCCGCGCCGCCACCCTCGGCCCGCGCGGCGTCAACGGAGACCTCAACGACCTCCTCTTCCCCCTCCAGCACGGCACCCTCTGGTACACCGGGATCTCCGTCGTCCCGCCTCTCCTGATCCCCGGCGCGGACCGCACCACCCCCACCGCCTACGCCACCGCCGCCACCCGCCTGCGCCGGCGCCTGCACACCCTCCCCACCACCGAGCCGCTGCCCTTCCGCCACCAGAACAACGGCGACTACGACGACGACCTGCTCCTCCACCCCGACCTGGCCCGCCCCCTCACCGGCCCCGCCGCCCACTACACAGCCCCGCCCCCACCGACCCACGACTGA
- a CDS encoding helix-turn-helix domain-containing protein yields the protein MRAVPGGGRTHRVVVLVRDGMLPIEVGIVHRIFGEARSAGGERLYELVTCALEPGEVRTDTDFTVNVAHGPEALAAADTVVVPASGADYGWGEGGNSGRLSPAMAAALGRIRPGTRIASICTGAFVLAAAGLLDGRRATTHWRSVEDFRQLFPAVELDADVLYTDEGEVLTAAGVASGIDLCLHMVRCDHGAAVANDVARRTVVPPHREGGQAQYIRRPVPEPQASSTGAARAWALEHLDRPLSLRELAARESMSVRTFTRRFREEVGISPLQWLTQQRIERARQLLEETELTVDRIAAEAGFGTAASLRMHLQAVLGVSPRAYRSTFRGAGGGGGGDEDGDGDGHGHGHGHGHGNGHGNGNGNGDRDGGGGGLVA from the coding sequence GTGCGGGCCGTTCCGGGGGGTGGGCGGACGCACCGGGTGGTGGTGCTGGTGCGGGACGGGATGCTGCCGATCGAGGTGGGGATCGTGCACCGGATCTTCGGGGAGGCCCGTTCGGCGGGTGGGGAGCGGCTGTACGAGCTGGTGACCTGCGCCTTGGAGCCGGGGGAAGTGCGTACGGACACCGATTTCACGGTGAACGTCGCACACGGTCCGGAGGCGCTGGCTGCGGCCGACACCGTGGTCGTGCCGGCGTCCGGGGCGGATTACGGGTGGGGGGAGGGCGGAAACTCGGGGCGGCTGAGTCCGGCGATGGCCGCGGCGCTGGGCCGGATCCGGCCCGGGACCCGGATCGCGTCGATCTGTACGGGGGCGTTCGTGCTGGCCGCGGCCGGGTTGCTGGACGGGCGGCGGGCGACGACGCACTGGCGGTCGGTGGAGGACTTCCGGCAGTTGTTCCCGGCGGTCGAGCTGGATGCGGATGTGCTGTACACGGACGAGGGGGAGGTGCTGACCGCGGCGGGGGTCGCCTCGGGGATCGATCTGTGTCTGCACATGGTCCGGTGCGATCACGGAGCGGCGGTGGCCAACGATGTGGCGCGTCGGACGGTCGTGCCGCCGCACCGGGAGGGCGGGCAGGCGCAGTACATCCGGCGGCCGGTGCCGGAGCCTCAGGCGTCCTCCACGGGGGCGGCGAGGGCGTGGGCACTGGAGCATCTGGACCGGCCGTTGAGCCTGCGGGAGCTGGCGGCGCGGGAGTCGATGAGCGTACGGACCTTCACCCGGCGGTTCCGGGAGGAGGTCGGGATCTCGCCGCTCCAGTGGCTGACGCAGCAACGGATCGAGCGTGCACGGCAGTTGCTGGAGGAGACGGAGCTGACGGTGGACCGGATCGCGGCGGAGGCGGGCTTCGGGACGGCGGCCTCGCTGCGGATGCATCTGCAGGCGGTGCTGGGGGTGTCGCCGCGGGCCTATCGGAGCACGTTCCGGGGGGCGGGAGGCGGGGGTGGGGGCGATGAGGATGGAGATGGAGATGGGCATGGGCATGGGCATGGGCATGGGCATGGGAATGGGCATGGGAATGGGAATGGGAATGGGGATCGCGACGGGGGTGGGGGTGGGTTGGTGGCGTGA
- a CDS encoding DUF2797 domain-containing protein, giving the protein MLPAGKVLAFAAQGERRCLGVWRAARRIVCPYGAGIDGASAKDQCARCAQLDRSRSVAADTMADDPRPYGVYLAYFGPGLLKVGITAVERGPSRLVEQGAVAYAWLGRGPLMAARRAEALLGSALAVPDRFGKAPKRAARGALPPVPERAAELAQLHGAARRLPGWPETLQPVEFACTDHTELFGLDRIPGEVAELGGMTSGTEIVGEVLTGVGPDVYLRLAGAGSADEASKAGVASSAGGASDAGGVVAVMDARLLSGWVLGAAVGRVTTAPVRAGVSGAGEREGEEKGRQEGLF; this is encoded by the coding sequence ATGCTCCCCGCGGGCAAGGTGCTGGCGTTTGCCGCGCAGGGGGAGCGGCGCTGTCTGGGGGTGTGGCGGGCCGCCCGCCGGATCGTGTGCCCGTACGGTGCGGGGATCGACGGTGCGAGCGCCAAGGACCAGTGCGCCCGGTGCGCCCAGTTGGACCGGTCGCGTTCGGTGGCCGCGGACACCATGGCCGATGATCCGCGCCCCTATGGCGTCTACCTCGCGTACTTCGGCCCCGGCCTGCTCAAAGTGGGGATCACGGCCGTCGAGCGCGGCCCGTCCCGGCTGGTGGAGCAGGGGGCGGTGGCGTACGCATGGCTGGGGCGCGGGCCCTTGATGGCGGCGCGGCGGGCGGAGGCGCTGCTGGGGAGCGCCCTGGCGGTGCCCGACCGGTTCGGGAAGGCGCCGAAGCGGGCAGCCCGTGGGGCGCTGCCCCCGGTGCCGGAACGGGCCGCCGAGCTGGCCCAACTGCACGGGGCGGCACGGAGGTTGCCGGGCTGGCCGGAGACGCTCCAGCCGGTGGAGTTCGCCTGTACGGACCATACGGAGCTGTTCGGGCTCGACCGCATTCCGGGGGAGGTGGCGGAGCTGGGCGGGATGACGTCCGGGACGGAGATCGTGGGGGAGGTGCTGACCGGGGTGGGGCCCGATGTGTATCTGCGGCTGGCGGGGGCTGGTAGCGCTGATGAGGCGAGTAAGGCCGGGGTGGCGAGTAGTGCCGGTGGGGCGAGTGACGCCGGCGGGGTGGTTGCGGTGATGGATGCGCGGTTGTTGTCGGGGTGGGTGCTGGGGGCGGCTGTGGGGCGCGTGACGACGGCGCCGGTGCGGGCCGGGGTATCAGGGGCGGGAGAGCGGGAGGGGGAGGAGAAGGGGCGCCAGGAGGGGTTGTTCTGA
- a CDS encoding amidohydrolase family protein, with translation MVEGDERVGAFWRELGLPGLIDVHTHFMPERMMAKVWAYFDAAGPLVGRAWPIAYRFEEDERLAVLRGFGVRAFTSMVYPHKPGMAQWLNGWAADFASRTPDCLRTATFFPEDGAAAYVRDELAGGARVFKAHVQVGGYDPADALLDSVWGALAEAGAPVVVHCGSSPAPGKHTGPEPIARLLARHPRLRLIIAHMGMPEYADFLDLAQRYAGVHLDTTMVFTDFSEQRAPFPRAERRRLADLGDRVLFGSDFPNIPYGYAHALEALDRLELGEEWLRGVCYGNAARLFGV, from the coding sequence GTGGTGGAGGGTGATGAGCGGGTCGGGGCGTTCTGGCGGGAGTTGGGGCTGCCGGGGCTGATCGATGTCCATACGCACTTCATGCCCGAGCGGATGATGGCGAAGGTCTGGGCGTACTTCGACGCGGCCGGGCCGCTGGTGGGGCGGGCGTGGCCGATCGCGTACCGGTTCGAGGAGGACGAGCGGCTGGCGGTGCTCCGTGGCTTCGGGGTCCGGGCGTTCACGTCGATGGTCTATCCGCACAAGCCGGGGATGGCGCAGTGGCTGAACGGCTGGGCGGCCGATTTCGCCTCCCGTACGCCGGACTGTCTGCGGACCGCGACCTTCTTCCCGGAGGACGGCGCGGCGGCGTACGTCCGAGACGAACTGGCCGGCGGGGCGCGGGTCTTCAAGGCGCATGTGCAAGTGGGCGGGTACGACCCGGCCGATGCGCTGCTCGACTCCGTATGGGGTGCTCTCGCGGAGGCGGGGGCGCCGGTGGTCGTCCACTGCGGGTCGAGTCCGGCGCCGGGCAAGCACACCGGGCCCGAGCCGATCGCGCGGCTGCTGGCCCGCCACCCCCGGCTGCGACTGATCATCGCGCACATGGGGATGCCGGAGTACGCCGACTTCCTCGACCTTGCGCAGCGCTATGCGGGCGTGCACCTCGATACGACGATGGTCTTCACGGACTTCTCCGAGCAGCGCGCGCCGTTCCCGCGGGCCGAACGCCGCCGGCTCGCGGACCTCGGCGACCGGGTGCTGTTCGGGAGCGACTTTCCCAACATCCCCTATGGCTACGCGCATGCGCTGGAGGCGCTTGACCGGCTGGAGCTGGGCGAGGAGTGGCTGCGGGGCGTCTGTTACGGGAATGCGGCCCGGTTGTTCGGGGTGTGA
- a CDS encoding NADPH-dependent FMN reductase, translating into MRLLALSGSLRARSSNGAVLRSALAFWNGPTATADIGALPHFNPDLDGEDATPSAPVAALRAHVAAADALLIVSPEYAHGVPGVLKNALDWLVSSGECVSKPVAVITASPFPTGGDHANAQLREILRMMTGEVIEAACRELPAIGPKIDPTTERVTDETTLSELHAALSHLAAATRAPAATAAAAAATPHESEGP; encoded by the coding sequence ATGAGACTCCTCGCCCTCTCCGGCAGCCTGCGTGCACGCTCCTCCAACGGCGCGGTGCTGCGCTCCGCGCTCGCCTTCTGGAACGGCCCGACCGCCACCGCGGACATCGGCGCCCTCCCGCACTTCAACCCCGATCTGGACGGCGAGGACGCCACCCCCTCCGCGCCCGTCGCCGCCCTGCGCGCCCATGTCGCGGCGGCCGACGCCCTGCTCATCGTCAGCCCCGAGTACGCGCACGGCGTCCCGGGCGTCCTCAAGAACGCCCTCGACTGGCTGGTCAGCAGCGGTGAATGCGTCTCGAAGCCGGTCGCAGTGATCACCGCCTCGCCGTTCCCCACCGGCGGCGACCACGCCAACGCCCAGCTCCGCGAGATCCTGCGCATGATGACCGGCGAGGTCATCGAGGCCGCCTGCCGCGAACTCCCCGCCATCGGCCCGAAGATCGACCCCACTACGGAACGCGTGACGGACGAGACCACCCTCTCCGAACTACACGCGGCCCTCTCCCACCTGGCGGCCGCCACCCGAGCACCCGCAGCCACAGCCGCCGCAGCAGCCGCCACCCCACACGAGTCCGAAGGCCCCTGA
- a CDS encoding response regulator transcription factor, protein MRPDGSPLRVLVVDDESSLADLLSLALRYEGWDIRSEGDGAGALRCARSWRPDAVLLDVMLPDMDGLTVLGRLRRELPDVPVLFLTAKDAVEDRIAGLTAGGDDYVTKPFSLEEVVARLRGLLRRAGAAAARSESRLTVGDLVLDEDSHEVWRDGQEIHLTATEFELLRYLMRNPRRVLSKTQILDRVWSYDFGGQANVVELYISYLRRKIDAGRTPMIHTRRGAGYLIKPGG, encoded by the coding sequence TTGCGGCCCGACGGCAGTCCGCTGCGGGTGCTGGTCGTGGACGATGAGTCCTCGCTCGCCGACCTGCTGTCCCTCGCCCTGCGCTACGAGGGTTGGGACATCCGCTCGGAAGGGGACGGGGCGGGAGCGCTGCGCTGTGCCCGTAGTTGGCGGCCGGATGCGGTGCTGCTCGATGTGATGCTGCCGGACATGGACGGGCTGACGGTGCTCGGACGGTTGCGGCGGGAGCTGCCGGATGTGCCGGTGCTGTTCCTGACCGCCAAGGACGCGGTCGAGGACCGGATCGCCGGGCTGACAGCGGGCGGCGACGACTATGTCACCAAGCCGTTCAGCCTGGAAGAGGTGGTGGCCAGGCTGCGGGGGCTGCTCCGCCGGGCCGGGGCGGCCGCGGCCCGGAGTGAGTCGCGGCTGACGGTGGGCGATCTGGTGCTCGACGAGGACAGCCATGAGGTGTGGCGGGACGGCCAGGAGATCCATCTGACCGCCACCGAGTTCGAGTTGCTGCGCTACCTGATGCGCAATCCGCGGCGGGTGCTGAGCAAGACCCAGATCCTCGACCGGGTCTGGAGCTATGACTTCGGCGGCCAGGCCAACGTCGTGGAGCTGTATATCTCCTATCTGCGGCGGAAGATCGACGCGGGGCGGACGCCGATGATCCACACCCGGCGCGGCGCGGGCTATCTCATCAAGCCGGGCGGGTAG